A single Drosophila ananassae strain 14024-0371.13 chromosome 3L, ASM1763931v2, whole genome shotgun sequence DNA region contains:
- the LOC6493979 gene encoding probable cytochrome P450 12b2, mitochondrial, with protein MMWKSTGKTIKSPGHFAYQLCFVREFSVGGIFNQQTHLEYAEATAPRVDEKWQQAKLYKDMPGPSSWRMISYFMPGGALYNTNLIQMNRRMREMYGDIYSMPGLMGKANVVFTYNPEDFEVTYRNEGLWPIRIGLESFSYYRKVQRPDVFGGIGGLVSEQGQAWADIRNKVNPVLMKVQNVRQNLPQLDQIAKEFLDKLETQRNSETHLLDNDFHDQLKMWAFESISFVALNTRMGLLTDEPDPNASRLAHHMGEFFNYSFKYDVQPSIWPYYKTPGFKKFLKTYDDITEITTNYIEAAIKRFESQNECEKKCVLEQLLSLNKQVAVVMVMDMLMAGIDTTSSSLLTILYHLSRNPEKQEQLSQELRRVLPDPQGSLSEESTKNMPYLRACIKEGLRITSITPGNFRITTKDLVLSGYQVPRGTGVLMGVLELSNSDEYFAKSAEFLPERWLKADSAPGVQACPEARSRNPFVYLPFGFGPRTCIGKRIAELEIETLLVRLLRSYKISWLPETPMQYESTIILAPCGDIRFKLEPVQDS; from the exons ATGATGTGGAAAAGTACTGGAAAAACTATCAAAAGTCCGGGGCATTTTGCTTATCAGCTGTGTTTTGTTAGGGAATTTTCGGTGGGTGGGATTTTCAATCAGCAG ACTCATTTGGAATATGCAGAGGCCACGGCGCCACGCGTTGATGAAAAATGGCAACAAGCTAAGCTCTATAAGGATATGCCAGGACCTAGTAGTTGGCGTATGATTTCCTACTTTATGCCGGGAG GTGCCCTTTACAACACAAATCTGATTCAGATGAACCGACGTATGCGGGAAATGTACGGAGACATATATAGTATGCCGGGTTTGATGGGTAAAGCCAATGTCGTCTTCACCTACAATCCAGAGGACTTTGAGGTGACCTATCGCAACGAAGGCCTTTGGCCTATTCGTATTGGCCTGGAGAGTTTCAGCTATTATCGAAAAGTCCAAAGGCCAGATGTATTCGGAGGCATAGGCGGTTTGGTATCTGA acAAGGTCAAGCTTGGGCAGACATTCGAAACAAGGTGAATCCGGTTTTAATGAAGGTTCAAAATGTAAGGCAGAATCTGCCACAACTCGATCAGATAGCTAAGGAATTTTTGGATAA ATTGGAAACTCAAAGAAATTCCGAGACCCATCTCCTCGATAATGACTTCCATGATCAATTGAAAATGTGGGCCTTCGAAAGCATTAGTTTTGTGGCCTTGAACACTCGAATGGGGTTACTAACAGATGAGCCCGATCCAAATGCCTCCCGACTGGCCCACCATATGGGTGAATTTTTCAACTATAGCTTCAAGTACGATGTTCAGCCCTCCATCTGGCCCTATTACAAGACACCAGGCTTTAAGAAGTTCCTGAAAACGTATGACGATATTACCGAGATTACCACAAACTATATAGAGGCGGCCATCAAGCGATTTGAAAGTCAAAATGAATGCGAAAAAAAGTGCGTCCTAGAACAGCTCTTGAGTCTAAACAAGCAAGTAGCTGTGGTGATGGTTATGGACATGCTGATGGCTGGCATTGATACT ACATCATCATCCCTCCTGACAATCCTCTATCATCTCTCCCGGAACCCCGAAAAGCAGGAGCAACTGAGTCAGGAATTGCGAAGGGTTCTTCCCGATCCTCAAGGATCTCTCTCGGAAGAGAGCACCAAGAACATGCCATACTTGAGGGCCTGCATCAAGGAGGGCCTACGCATCACCTCAATTACACCTGGAAACTTCCGCATAACCACAAAAGATCTGGTGCTATCGGGTTACCAAGTGCCGCGCGGAACTGGTGTCTTAATGGGCGTCCTGGAGCTGTCCAACAGTGATGAGTACTTCGCAAAGAGCGCTGAATTTCTGCCGGAACGCTGGCTGAAAGCGGACTCTGCGCCCGGAGTCCAGGCCTGTCCTGAGGCCCGGTCCCGGAATCCGTTTGTATACCTGCCCTTCGGCTTCGGGCCAAGGACCTGCATCGGAAAGCGGATCGCAGAGCTGGAAATCGAGACCCTACTGGTTCGCCTGTTGAGGAGTTACAAGATCAGCTGGCTTCCAGAAACTCCAATGCAGTACGAGAGCACCATTATCCTGGCTCCGTGCGGAGACATTCGCTTCAAGCTGGAACCTGTGCAGGATTCTTAG
- the LOC6493978 gene encoding uncharacterized protein LOC6493978 — MTAAKRRAGSSGSSSGSSSSSGSNIGSNGSNDQQSQQQHHQLQHHHQAHQHHQEYQQLLQHPHHHYHQHYSSNGQHNHSATSHPQQYHQRQQQHQQQQHHHHQQHQATLRDCSVKLPLDILWLPKSAMRPAGPDTSPTDCILVVGVSRPKLAVVFLTVMLISLFLTFHVLYDSAVYNIQAAQAVHERHRLSLASSSSALPSASQSGGIMSSSGLAAASPLTSSSNHQPVFVKPVQSSNQLSHPMVFPSSRVHFPKTSRRLPQALIIGVRKCGTRALLEMLYLHPRIQKAGGEVHFFDRDENYLKGLEWYRKKMPHSFRGQITIEKSPSYFVSPEVPERVRAMNASIKLLLIVREPVTRAISDYTQLRSHAATAILPLAEPQNANPNPSPRESSGGGATGAGGAAAAKMPSPLQSQSLLYGKLQSARGYDNALLGGSGAGAKETKATTGPVARRPAGGGGGGGAASMATTTLSPLASAAQMAAKSFEELAIFPNGTVNEAYRPLSISMYHVHLHRWLEVFPREQLLVVNGDRLIEDPVSQLKRIEAFLGIEHRVKSEHFYFNETKGFYCLRYDNGDRCLRETKGRKHPHVDPVVVSRLRKFFAEYNQRFYELVGEDLGWPEE; from the exons ATGACTGCCGCCAAAAGGAGAGCGGggagcagtggcagcagcagtggaagcagcagcagcagcggcagcaacatTGGTAGCAATGGCAGCAACGACCAGCAGtcccagcagcaacatcaccaGCTGCAGCATCATCACCAGGCCCACCAACACCACCAGGAGTACCAGCAGTTGCTGCAGCATCCgcaccaccactaccaccagCACTACAGCAGCAACGGGCAGCACAACCACTCGGCCACCAGCCACCCACAGCAATACCACCAgagacagcagcaacatcagcagcaacagcaccaccaccaccagcaacaTCAGGCGACACTGCGCGACTGTTCCGTCAAATTGCCACTGGATATCCT ATGGTTGCCGAAATCGGCCATGCGACCGGCAGGACCCGATACCTCGCCCACCGACTGCATCCTGGTGGTGGGCGTGTCCCGTCCAAAGCTGGCCGTTGTCTTCCTCACGGTCATGCTGATCTCACTGTTCCTCACCTTTCACGTCCTCTACGACAGTGCTGTGTACAACATCCAGGCCGCCCAGGCGGTTCACGAACGGCACCGCCTCTCTCTGGCCTCCTCCTCATCGGCCTTGCCCTCCGCCTCGCAGTCTGGCGGAATAATGAGCTCCTCCGGCTTAGCCGCCGCCTCCCCACTGACATCCTCTTCCAATCATCAGCCAGTTTTCGTGAAGCCAGTCCAGAGTTCGAATCAGCTGAGCCATCCAATGGTCTTTCCCTCGAGTCGAGTTCATTTTCCAAAAACCAGTCGTCGGCTGCCTCAG GCTCTCATCATTGGAGTGCGGAAGTGTGGAACCCGCGCCCTCTTGGAGATGCTCTACCTGCATCCCAGGATCCAGAAGGCAGGCGGCGAGGTGCACTTCTTCGATCGCGACGAGAACTATCTGAAGGGCTTGGAGTGGTACCGCAAAAAGATGCCTCACTCCTTCCGCGGCCAAATCACCATCGAGAAGAGTCCCAGTTACTTTGTGTCCCCGGAG GTGCCGGAAAGAGTGCGGGCCATGAACGCGAGCATCAAACTGCTGCTGATTGTCCGTGAACCGGTGACCCGGGCTATTTCCGATTACACGCAGCTGCGTAGCCATGCCGCCACCGCCATCCTGCCCCTGGCCGAGCCACAGAATGCGAATCCCAATCCCAGTCCCAGGGAGAGCTCCGGAGGAGGAGCCACTGGTGCTGGTGGAGCGGCAGCTGCCAAGATGCCATCGCCATTGCAATCGCAATCGCTTCTTTATGGGAAACTGCAGTCGGCCCGTGGGTATGACAATGCCCTCCTGGGGGGCAGCGGAGCCGGAGCCAAGGAGACAAAAGCCACGACAGGACCTGTGGCCAGGCGAccagcaggaggaggaggaggaggtggagcagCTTCCATGGCCACGACGACACTGTCGCCCTTGGCAAGCGCCGCCCAAATGGCAGCCAA GTccttcgaggagctggccatATTTCCCAACGGCACCGTTAACGAGGCTTATCGACCGCTCAGCATCTCCATGTACCACGTCCACCTCCACCGCTGGCTGGAGGTCTTTCCGCGCGAGCAGCTCCTGGTTGTCAACGGGGATCGCCTTATCGAGGATCCTGTCTCGCAACTAAAACGCATCGAGGCTTTTCTGG GCATCGAACACCGCGTAAAGAGCGAGCACTTTTACTTTAACGAGACGAAGGGATTCTACTGCCTGCGCTATGACAACGGTGATCGCTGCCTCAGAGAGACCAAGGGCCGGAAGCATCCGCACGTGGACCCCGTGGTGGTGTCCAGACTGCGAAAGTTCTTCGCCGAGTATAACCAGCGCTTCTATGAGCTAGTGGGCGAGGATCTGGGCTGGCCAGAGGAGTAA
- the LOC6496593 gene encoding elongation of very long chain fatty acids protein F: MVSAIATMNSTILDVFQGSPADPVRLPLFGVLPATLIVSVYLMVVLRWGPQFMAGRKPYNLKKAMLAYNLFQVLMNSSLFIMAFYYLFVKQTYDFRCMIIPWDHPDKQVERLMSYSYYLNKILDLIDTVFFVLRKSNKQITVLHVYHHALMVIATPIVNHLYGPGGQYATMGTLNLFVHAVMYAYYFAAALYPQMKNKLWLKKYITKLQMVQFMILLVQSILTVWLNPSCTVPMPIQYIQLAVASSMMVMFGNFYYHTYVKVKSKSE; encoded by the exons ATGGTCTCCGCAATAGCCACCATGAACTCGACGATATTGGATGTGTTTCAAGGATCACCGGCAG ATCCTGTGCGACTGCCACTGTTCGGAGTTCTACCGGCCACTCTGATTGTTTCGGTCTATCTGATGGTGGTGCTGCGGTGGGGCCCCCAATTTATGGCCGGCCGGAAGCCCTACAACCTGAAGAAGGCTATGCTCGCTTACAACCTGTTCCAGGTTCTGATGAACTCCAGTTTGTTCATAATG GCCTTCTACTACCTTTTTGTGAAACAAACTTACGACTTCCGATGCATGATTATACCTTGGGATCATCCGGACAAGCAGGTGGAACGCCTGATGAGCTACAGCTACTACTTAAACAAGATTTTGGACCTGATCGACACCGTGTTCTTCGTGCTGAGGAAGAGCAACAAGCAGATCACCGTGCTCCACGTTTATCACCACGCCCTGATGGTGATCGCCACGCCGATCGTGAACCACTTATACGGCCCCGGAGGGCAGTACGCCACGATGGGCACCCTCAACCTCTTCGTCCACGCGGTCATGTACGCCTACTACTTCGCGGCCGCCCTCTACCCCCAGATGAAGAACAAGCTGTGGTTGAAGAAGTACATCACCAAGCTGCAGATGGTCCAGTTCATGATACTCTTAGTCCAGTCCATACTGACCGTGTGGCTGAATCCCAGCTGCACCGTGCCCATGCCCATACAGTATATCCAGTTGGCGGTGGCATCCTCCATGATGGTCATGTTTGGCAATTTCTACTACCACACTTATGTTAAAGTCAAGAGCAAGTCCGAATGA
- the LOC6496594 gene encoding elongation of very long chain fatty acids protein F — protein sequence MLDFLHIRQADPDPIPLAGSPWPIMTIVVGYLLFVFKLGKVFMRNRQPYDLRKVLLVYNLFQVVYNATYFIVIAYYLGYRGICNLKCIESFPQGHEHKTLERTMHFAYIFNKVIDLMDTVFFVLRKSYKQITFLHVYHHVFMVVGGYVLSRMYGTGGHFNVLAFLNTFVHVVMYFYYFLSSQYPGVKASIWWKKYITLVQLAQFVILLTYTAYVAFLSPNCGVPRPVLYINMLQGIVFIYLFGKFYVRAYLRPAKPQSKAQ from the exons ATGCTCGACTTTTTGCATAttcgccaggccgatccggaCCCGATACCCTTGGCGGGCTCACCCTGGCCCATCATGACCATCGTGGTCGGATACCTGCTGTTTGTCTTCAAGTTGGGCAAGGTGTTCATGAGGAACCGCCAGCCCTACGACTTAAGGAAGGTTCTGCTGGTCTACAACCTCTTCCAGGTGGTCTACAATGCGACCTACTTCATTGTG ATAGCCTACTATCTGGGCTACAGGGGCATCTGCAACCTGAAGTGCATCGAGAGCTTCCCCCAAGGACACGAGCACAAAACTTTGGAGCGGACCATGCACTTCGCCTACATCTTCAACAAGGTGATCGATCTGATGGACACCGTGTTCTTCGTGCTGCGGAAGAGCTACAAGCAGATCACCTTCCTGCACGTCTACCACCACGTCTTCATGGTCGTGGGCGGCTATGTCCTTAGCCGGATGTACGGCACCGGGGGCCACTTCAACGTCCTGGCCTTCCTCAACACCTTCGTCCACGTGGTCATGTACTTCTACTACTTCCTGTCGTCACAGTACCCCGGCGTGAAGGCCAGCATCTGGTGGAAGAAGTACATCACCCTGGTCCAGCTGGCCCAGTTCGTTATCCTGCTGACCTACACCGCCTATGTGGCGTTCTTATCGCCGAACTGCGGCGTTCCTCGCCCCGTACTCTACATCAATATGCTCCAAGGAATCGTCTTTATCTACCTCTTCGGAAAGTTTTATGTTCGGGCGTACCTGCGGCCAGCTAAGCCCCAATCCAAGGCCCAGTAA